One genomic region from Candidatus Bathyarchaeia archaeon encodes:
- a CDS encoding geranylgeranylglyceryl/heptaprenylglyceryl phosphate synthase: MIGAVEKYLLDKISSEGSIHITLIDPEKVTPSQASAIARKARASGTSAIMIGGSTFISAKHLDAVVKTVKRAVDVPVILFPNNVTSISRYADAIWFMSLLNSLDPYFIIGAQVLGAPLIKRYNLEPIPLGYIIVGEGGTAGIVGKAVPIPYDKPELAVAHALAGQYLGMRFIYLEAGSGARKPVPKEMIHAVKKSIDIPLIVGGGIRTRTQALAAASAGADIIVTGNVVENGQVKDKVSEIVEGLKSCKA; the protein is encoded by the coding sequence TTGATAGGAGCTGTTGAAAAATATTTGCTCGATAAAATCAGTTCGGAAGGGTCAATTCACATAACCCTCATAGATCCTGAAAAGGTTACGCCCTCCCAAGCCTCAGCAATTGCCAGAAAAGCTAGGGCAAGTGGAACATCGGCGATAATGATAGGAGGTTCCACCTTTATTTCGGCTAAACATCTTGACGCCGTTGTTAAAACCGTTAAACGCGCCGTGGATGTACCCGTAATACTGTTTCCCAACAATGTCACAAGTATAAGCCGTTACGCAGACGCTATATGGTTCATGTCTCTCTTAAACTCTCTCGACCCATACTTTATAATAGGCGCGCAGGTTTTAGGTGCGCCCCTAATCAAGCGATACAACCTTGAGCCAATCCCGCTGGGCTATATTATTGTTGGCGAGGGTGGAACCGCCGGAATTGTTGGGAAGGCTGTTCCAATACCCTATGACAAGCCAGAATTGGCTGTTGCCCATGCTTTAGCAGGGCAGTATCTGGGCATGCGCTTCATATACCTTGAGGCTGGCTCCGGCGCTAGAAAGCCGGTTCCAAAAGAAATGATCCACGCTGTAAAGAAGAGCATAGATATTCCTTTAATTGTTGGTGGGGGAATAAGGACAAGAACGCAGGCGCTGGCAGCAGCGTCAGCGGGTGCCGATATTATTGTTACCGGCAATGTTGTTGAAAACGGACAAGTTAAGGACAAAGTTTCGGAGATTGTCGAGGGCTTAAAGAGCTGTAAAGCGTGA
- a CDS encoding NAD+ synthase produces MKLAPSVLELDWAEVEAKITRFIRDYVEKANAKGIVLGLSGGIDSSTVAALSAKAIGGNKVLGLMLPEKETYNPKDMEHAKLVAEKFGLKTEIIDITPALEAIQKTIPIFDDEDKLSKGNIKARARMLYLYYYANKLNLIVCGSSDKSETMMGYFTKWGDVAADISPIMDLYKTQVQKLARHIGIPKEIVEKPPSPTLWPGQTAEQELGIKYETLDLILYGLEHFMKTEEIAEQMCLQKDLVERVKERWLKMEHKRRMPLTTKLQYRTVGFDFRIPFTQ; encoded by the coding sequence TTGAAACTGGCACCATCAGTTTTGGAGCTGGACTGGGCGGAAGTAGAGGCGAAAATTACACGCTTCATAAGGGATTATGTGGAAAAGGCGAATGCCAAAGGCATAGTTTTAGGACTTTCTGGTGGAATAGACAGCAGCACGGTGGCGGCGCTTTCTGCAAAAGCCATCGGAGGAAACAAAGTTTTAGGGCTTATGCTCCCCGAAAAGGAAACATACAATCCTAAAGACATGGAACACGCAAAGCTTGTTGCGGAAAAGTTCGGACTAAAAACAGAAATCATAGACATCACGCCAGCATTAGAGGCAATTCAAAAGACAATACCAATCTTTGATGATGAAGACAAACTTTCCAAGGGCAACATAAAAGCACGAGCACGCATGCTCTACCTTTACTATTACGCCAACAAACTAAACCTAATAGTGTGCGGGAGCTCTGACAAATCAGAAACAATGATGGGCTACTTCACAAAATGGGGAGACGTGGCAGCCGACATATCCCCAATAATGGACTTGTACAAAACCCAAGTGCAAAAGCTTGCAAGGCATATTGGCATACCAAAAGAAATCGTGGAAAAACCACCATCACCAACATTGTGGCCTGGACAAACAGCAGAACAAGAACTCGGGATAAAATATGAAACGTTAGACCTCATCCTGTATGGGCTTGAACATTTCATGAAAACAGAGGAAATAGCAGAACAGATGTGCCTACAAAAAGACTTGGTGGAAAGGGTGAAAGAGCGCTGGCTAAAAATGGAACATAAGAGAAGGATGCCCTTAACAACAAAACTTCAATATAGAACCGTTGGATTTGACTTTAGAATACCATTCACACAATAA
- a CDS encoding carbon-nitrogen hydrolase family protein, with the protein MKKKFLTALAQISCQRGNKQANIQKIEEYVAKAKQKGADLVIFPELSLTGYIIRDELFELAEKIPGPSTKAIEKIARKHETHIVFGMPELSGKTQATIYNTAILVGPEGYIGKYRKMHLPTHSVFEEKRYFRPGYQAEVFETDIGKIGLIICYDIFFPEVCRLTRLEGAQMIVCISASPAVRKAFFETLTVARAIENTAFLAYVNLVGVEDGLQFWGGSRLIAPNGKIIAKAKYDEEDLVVGEVDYADIKPVEAFVPILKDLRPELFDKLKEKAEGL; encoded by the coding sequence GTGAAGAAAAAATTCCTGACAGCCCTTGCCCAAATAAGCTGCCAGAGGGGAAACAAACAGGCAAATATACAAAAAATCGAAGAATACGTTGCCAAAGCAAAGCAAAAAGGAGCAGACCTCGTTATTTTCCCCGAACTCTCGCTGACGGGATACATTATAAGGGACGAACTTTTCGAACTAGCGGAAAAAATCCCGGGACCATCAACAAAAGCCATTGAAAAAATCGCAAGAAAACATGAAACCCACATAGTTTTTGGAATGCCGGAACTCAGCGGAAAAACACAAGCAACAATTTATAACACAGCGATCCTTGTTGGACCGGAAGGCTACATTGGGAAATACAGGAAGATGCACCTCCCAACCCACAGCGTTTTCGAGGAGAAAAGGTATTTTAGGCCCGGCTATCAGGCGGAAGTGTTTGAAACGGATATTGGGAAGATTGGGCTAATCATATGCTATGACATATTCTTCCCGGAAGTATGTCGGCTAACACGGTTAGAAGGCGCCCAAATGATCGTTTGCATCTCGGCCTCCCCAGCTGTCCGCAAGGCATTCTTTGAAACCCTAACGGTTGCAAGGGCTATTGAGAATACAGCGTTCCTAGCGTATGTTAATCTTGTGGGCGTAGAGGACGGATTACAGTTCTGGGGTGGAAGCAGGCTAATAGCCCCAAACGGGAAAATCATTGCAAAAGCAAAGTATGATGAGGAGGATCTTGTGGTGGGCGAAGTGGACTATGCGGACATAAAGCCAGTGGAAGCCTTCGTCCCAATATTGAAAGATTTGCGTCCAGAACTCTTCGATAAGTTAAAAGAAAAGGCGGAAGGACTTTAA
- a CDS encoding pyridoxal phosphate-dependent aminotransferase codes for MPLYFKAAERLKGIKPSGIRRFFAAAQELPDVINLSVGEPDFTPPAHALEEGWKAALAGKTHYAPTNGIPELREALAEKAYEEYGLKYDSNSEILVTVGGIEAISLALLALVNPGDEVLIPNPGFVCYEPSVRLAGGVPVSVPLLERSGFRPSIDDVTSLITEKSRVMILNYPNNPTGTVLSYDELASLAKIAVERDLIVISDEVYEKIIYDGEKHYCLATFPGMWERTLVVNSFSKTYAMTGLRVGYVYGPKELIAPLWLCHQYFVACVDTFAQYTALAALKGPQDFVKEMVTEFDRRRRFVFKRLNEIEGFSCTLPKGAFYMFPSIKAFGMSSEEFAQFLLKEAHVATVPGSAFGSYGEGYIRISYAAAYEQLEEAFNRIEKAVGRLKGSL; via the coding sequence TTGCCATTGTACTTTAAGGCGGCTGAACGCCTAAAAGGCATAAAACCCTCTGGAATTCGCCGATTTTTTGCCGCGGCCCAAGAACTTCCCGACGTTATTAATTTAAGTGTCGGAGAGCCGGATTTTACTCCACCAGCGCATGCCCTAGAGGAAGGCTGGAAGGCTGCATTAGCTGGTAAAACTCATTATGCTCCGACCAATGGAATTCCGGAACTTCGGGAGGCTTTAGCAGAGAAGGCATATGAAGAATATGGCCTTAAATATGACTCGAACTCTGAAATACTGGTCACGGTTGGCGGGATTGAGGCAATTTCCCTTGCGTTGTTGGCGCTGGTTAATCCGGGCGATGAAGTTTTAATACCTAACCCCGGGTTCGTCTGCTATGAGCCTAGCGTTAGACTGGCTGGTGGTGTTCCTGTTTCGGTCCCTCTTTTAGAAAGGAGTGGGTTTAGGCCCTCTATTGATGATGTGACATCACTAATCACGGAAAAATCGCGTGTCATGATTTTGAACTATCCGAACAATCCAACCGGAACAGTTCTCTCATACGATGAACTTGCATCATTAGCAAAAATTGCTGTTGAGCGTGATTTGATTGTGATTTCCGATGAAGTTTACGAAAAAATAATCTACGATGGCGAAAAGCACTATTGCCTGGCGACTTTTCCAGGGATGTGGGAGCGCACATTAGTTGTAAACTCATTTTCAAAAACGTACGCTATGACAGGCTTGAGGGTTGGCTATGTTTATGGGCCTAAGGAGCTTATAGCCCCCCTCTGGCTTTGTCACCAGTATTTTGTTGCTTGTGTGGATACCTTTGCACAGTATACTGCATTAGCAGCTCTAAAAGGGCCGCAAGACTTTGTTAAGGAAATGGTGACTGAGTTTGATAGGCGAAGGCGCTTTGTTTTTAAAAGGCTGAATGAAATTGAAGGATTTAGCTGCACCCTTCCAAAGGGTGCCTTTTACATGTTCCCAAGCATAAAGGCCTTTGGCATGTCTTCAGAGGAGTTTGCCCAGTTTTTGCTTAAGGAGGCTCATGTAGCCACCGTTCCAGGCTCTGCTTTTGGTTCTTATGGTGAAGGCTACATTAGAATTTCCTATGCTGCAGCTTACGAACAACTGGAGGAAGCGTTCAACCGCATAGAGAAGGCCGTAGGAAGACTTAAGGGCTCCCTTTAA
- a CDS encoding MarR family transcriptional regulator has translation MIDLLIVFSFVFLVVAVGAAVEYYRNLVRIRKEYEKAKEAFNDIILSFSRELKRATESLQAVSYKVEVASSKGGDALRAVKELENQLKLLESKARELLEDRERMLMRLSDVEKQTRDITESHKEILAKVSVIEEKTQKVTASSELGVETAIPIRREKALAQLTETELAVLEMLAAEGPKTAPEIKERIRLSREHTARLMKKLYEEGYLERDSNKIPFKYSLKKEMERLLKKAETEAA, from the coding sequence ATGATTGACCTTTTGATCGTTTTCTCCTTTGTTTTTTTAGTTGTGGCTGTTGGCGCTGCTGTCGAGTATTATAGGAATCTAGTTAGAATTAGGAAGGAATATGAAAAAGCTAAGGAAGCATTCAACGATATAATCTTGAGCTTTAGTAGGGAGCTTAAACGTGCAACAGAGAGTTTACAAGCAGTTTCTTATAAAGTTGAGGTCGCCTCTTCAAAGGGCGGCGACGCATTAAGGGCTGTTAAAGAGCTGGAGAATCAGTTAAAACTTTTAGAGAGCAAAGCAAGGGAGCTGCTTGAAGATAGGGAACGAATGCTGATGAGATTAAGTGATGTGGAAAAGCAGACACGTGACATCACTGAATCACATAAGGAAATCCTCGCTAAAGTTTCAGTTATTGAGGAGAAAACTCAAAAAGTGACGGCCTCTTCCGAACTGGGGGTTGAAACAGCCATACCCATAAGGAGGGAAAAAGCATTAGCCCAACTAACAGAAACGGAGCTAGCTGTGCTGGAGATGTTGGCTGCTGAGGGCCCTAAAACAGCTCCGGAAATTAAGGAAAGAATCAGGCTGAGCCGGGAACATACGGCCAGGCTTATGAAGAAGCTTTACGAGGAAGGCTATTTAGAAAGGGATTCAAACAAAATCCCCTTCAAGTATAGTTTAAAGAAGGAAATGGAGAGGCTTTTGAAAAAGGCTGAGACTGAAGCTGCCTAA
- a CDS encoding ORC1-type DNA replication protein, whose translation MTDVGILDEVFNRFCNAVGVFRDREVLRHDYLPERLPHREDQIRRLGEAIAPVLKGARCSNIFVYGKTGTGKTAVTKYVLSRLEAKAKEIGAPVSFCYVNCRLAGTEYRVLASLCQSVNLTVPFTGLSLGEVFDRFKQGLDTAKRILIIALDEVDAIVKVRSDILLYELTRINETLTRSKVSIIGISNDLRLKEFLDPRVLSSLSEEEIVFRPYNAAELRNILAERAQMAFHEGALSEGALSLCAALAAAEHGDARRALDLLRVAGEVAERRAASTVTEEHVREAERLIEHNRVIDALANLTLHSKLVMLSVYHLVRANGYRAVTGEIYEVYNELCSELAVTPLTQRRVSTLVNELDALGLLNAQVVSMGRYGRTKKIRMEVTRTLIKEAFSNDSRLGRLIDYEPKCLSKDAGSRN comes from the coding sequence ATGACGGACGTTGGTATACTCGACGAGGTGTTTAATAGATTTTGTAATGCAGTGGGTGTGTTTAGGGATCGAGAGGTTCTTCGTCATGATTATTTGCCTGAAAGGCTTCCCCATCGTGAAGATCAAATTCGGAGGCTTGGGGAGGCCATAGCGCCAGTTTTAAAGGGTGCACGCTGTTCTAATATCTTTGTTTATGGAAAAACGGGGACTGGCAAAACGGCTGTGACAAAGTATGTTTTAAGCCGCTTGGAAGCAAAAGCCAAAGAGATTGGGGCGCCGGTGAGTTTCTGTTATGTTAACTGCCGCTTGGCTGGGACGGAGTACCGGGTTCTTGCAAGCCTATGTCAGAGCGTTAACTTAACAGTTCCGTTCACTGGACTATCTTTGGGCGAGGTTTTTGATCGGTTTAAGCAGGGTTTGGATACGGCTAAAAGAATATTGATTATAGCCCTTGATGAGGTGGACGCCATAGTAAAAGTAAGAAGCGACATTCTCCTCTACGAACTTACAAGAATTAATGAGACACTGACCCGCAGCAAAGTCTCTATAATCGGAATTTCCAACGACTTACGCCTAAAAGAGTTCTTGGACCCCCGTGTTTTAAGTTCGTTAAGTGAAGAAGAAATAGTTTTTAGGCCCTACAATGCAGCTGAGCTGCGGAATATTTTGGCTGAGCGGGCGCAGATGGCCTTTCATGAAGGAGCCCTCAGTGAAGGAGCTCTTAGCCTTTGTGCGGCTTTGGCTGCTGCTGAACATGGTGATGCTCGAAGGGCCTTGGACTTGCTTAGGGTTGCCGGGGAGGTTGCAGAGCGGAGGGCTGCTAGCACTGTTACTGAGGAGCATGTTCGTGAGGCTGAGAGGCTTATAGAACATAATAGAGTTATTGATGCCTTAGCGAATTTGACCTTACACTCGAAGCTTGTAATGTTGAGCGTCTACCATCTTGTTAGGGCGAATGGTTACCGTGCAGTAACTGGCGAAATATATGAGGTATACAATGAGCTCTGCAGTGAATTGGCTGTGACACCTCTAACGCAAAGACGCGTAAGCACTTTGGTCAACGAGCTTGACGCTTTGGGACTATTGAACGCACAGGTTGTAAGTATGGGGCGTTATGGACGTACGAAAAAAATCCGCATGGAGGTGACACGCACCCTTATTAAAGAAGCCTTCTCTAATGACAGTAGGCTCGGACGCTTGATCGATTATGAGCCCAAATGCCTTTCAAAGGATGCGGGTAGTAGGAATTGA